In the genome of Burkholderia diffusa, one region contains:
- a CDS encoding pyridoxamine 5'-phosphate oxidase family protein has translation MADIDIESLTETYDRVWSCLASGVGAQRSPFTMLQAATLGLDGAPKVRTIVLRQVSRAEHRLSFHTDARSDKVAELRRDPRIAIVASDLDSLVQIRAEGVAAICDDEAQRRAVWQSNRPHTLLLYRAPLRPGTPIESPEDAHVIARSGPRTTPTDDGYQNFCLLHVTVTRIDWLELARSGHRRAVFDVIDDGYEGRWIAP, from the coding sequence ATGGCCGACATCGACATCGAATCGCTCACGGAAACGTACGACCGCGTCTGGTCGTGCCTCGCGTCCGGCGTGGGCGCGCAGCGCTCTCCGTTCACCATGCTGCAGGCCGCGACGCTCGGCCTCGACGGCGCGCCGAAGGTGCGCACGATCGTGTTGCGGCAGGTGAGTCGCGCCGAACATCGGCTGTCGTTCCACACGGATGCGCGCTCGGACAAGGTCGCGGAGTTGCGCCGCGATCCGCGCATCGCGATCGTCGCGAGCGATCTCGATTCGCTCGTGCAGATTCGCGCGGAAGGCGTTGCGGCGATTTGCGACGACGAAGCGCAGCGTCGCGCGGTCTGGCAATCGAACCGTCCGCATACGCTGTTGCTGTATCGTGCACCACTGCGCCCGGGCACGCCGATCGAGTCGCCGGAGGACGCGCACGTTATCGCACGCTCCGGTCCCCGCACGACGCCCACCGACGACGGTTACCAGAACTTCTGCCTGCTCCACGTCACGGTGACGCGCATCGACTGGCTCGAACTCGCGCGCAGCGGCCATCGTCGCGCGGTGTTTGACG